One part of the Arthrobacter tumbae genome encodes these proteins:
- a CDS encoding aldolase: MSTTDLSPLQRPSGAFAMLAVDQREAMRNMFAEHTDQPVTDDDLRDFKLEAARILTPYASGVLIDRQFALDQAIEAGVVDFNCGLIASADHFEPAHGELVGEVTIDRLVDPSKYAALGAKALKLLVLYRPDEPAEGRVAMVREFVEACHSAGLISIIEPVSRKPLAGGDFDWNAGILAAAKELGSLGADLYKAEVPFKGLASEAEVRAACAELTQAIDGPWVVLSSGVPEEVFPDAVRWACLEGASGFLSGRAVWASCIGSPDLVESLSTDAVRRLQRLCDVVDEVVSAQKTTA; the protein is encoded by the coding sequence ATGAGCACAACCGATCTTTCTCCCCTTCAGCGCCCGTCAGGTGCCTTCGCCATGCTCGCCGTAGACCAGCGGGAAGCCATGCGAAACATGTTCGCCGAGCACACCGATCAGCCCGTGACGGACGATGACCTCCGCGACTTCAAACTTGAAGCCGCGCGCATCCTCACGCCCTACGCCTCCGGCGTCCTCATCGATCGGCAGTTCGCCCTGGACCAGGCCATCGAGGCCGGCGTGGTGGATTTCAACTGCGGGCTGATCGCCTCCGCCGACCACTTCGAGCCCGCACACGGCGAACTCGTCGGCGAAGTTACCATCGACCGGCTGGTGGATCCCTCCAAGTACGCTGCCCTCGGCGCAAAGGCACTCAAACTGCTGGTGCTTTACCGTCCGGACGAGCCCGCCGAAGGCAGGGTCGCGATGGTGCGCGAGTTCGTTGAGGCTTGCCATTCAGCTGGACTGATCAGCATCATCGAACCGGTCTCGCGTAAGCCCCTCGCCGGCGGCGATTTCGACTGGAACGCCGGAATCCTGGCCGCCGCGAAGGAGTTGGGCAGCCTGGGTGCCGACCTGTACAAGGCCGAGGTCCCGTTCAAGGGTCTGGCTTCCGAAGCTGAGGTTCGTGCAGCGTGCGCCGAACTCACACAGGCTATCGACGGACCATGGGTGGTCCTCTCCTCCGGAGTGCCGGAGGAGGTCTTCCCCGACGCCGTGCGGTGGGCCTGCCTGGAAGGTGCCAGCGGATTCCTGTCCGGACGCGCCGTGTGGGCGTCCTGCATCGGTTCCCCTGACCTGGTGGAGTCACTCTCCACGGACGCCGTCCGCCGGCTGCAGCGCCTCTGCGATGTGGTTGACGAGGTTGTCTCAGCCCAGAAAACGACAGCGTAG
- a CDS encoding ABC transporter substrate-binding protein, producing MDHISRRQALGLFGALGMGAAVASCAGPGGTAPAAPNSVAAPATGEITGEVSFAHWRGEDKEVFDELIKRFTSANSGVSLTQNISTSNDYNAQGLQKLRGASIGDAFASFRGSQFSNFVEAGLYTNLTDSPAAAQYEPDLLAAGKSEDAQFGLPYQVVFPMPLINLDIFDRAGADIAPKDWDGFLGTCEALKSAGVVPISWPGGDVGNGGQLFNCMIINVAPADDMGTQIEQGTLKLTDDWYIGMLRQYQQLIPYLQPNSTGTAVEPAQSLFSRGDAAMLATGSYHLAAVRDLGAEFPMELIFPNTSTGGTSKYEGVYNATFILGVNADSDNQPAAMEWVNFLSDPENAGYYANETAQHVAVAGVEYTNEDLQKLSPWLEKKTALAPRFQFQNLDVRNAVEASATAVIAGTDPEQAAAEAQQIVDERV from the coding sequence GTGGATCACATTTCGCGCCGGCAGGCACTCGGACTATTCGGAGCCTTGGGCATGGGGGCGGCAGTGGCCTCCTGCGCCGGGCCCGGCGGAACGGCGCCGGCCGCACCCAATAGCGTCGCAGCACCCGCAACAGGGGAAATTACCGGCGAAGTTTCATTCGCGCACTGGCGTGGAGAGGACAAGGAGGTATTCGACGAGCTGATCAAGCGGTTCACTTCCGCCAACTCTGGTGTCTCCCTCACCCAGAACATCTCAACCTCGAACGACTACAACGCCCAGGGACTGCAGAAACTTCGCGGCGCCTCCATCGGTGACGCCTTCGCTTCCTTCCGTGGATCCCAGTTCTCGAATTTCGTGGAAGCCGGTCTGTATACCAACCTCACCGACAGCCCTGCCGCAGCGCAGTACGAGCCCGACCTCCTGGCCGCCGGAAAGTCGGAAGACGCGCAGTTCGGTCTTCCCTATCAGGTGGTGTTCCCCATGCCGCTGATCAACCTGGACATCTTCGACCGGGCGGGTGCTGATATCGCACCCAAGGACTGGGACGGCTTCCTCGGTACCTGTGAGGCACTCAAGTCAGCCGGAGTTGTCCCCATCTCCTGGCCCGGCGGCGACGTCGGCAATGGCGGCCAGCTGTTCAACTGCATGATTATCAACGTTGCCCCGGCAGATGACATGGGCACCCAGATCGAGCAGGGCACGCTAAAGCTCACCGATGACTGGTACATCGGAATGCTCAGGCAGTACCAACAGCTCATTCCTTACCTGCAGCCCAACTCAACGGGAACTGCGGTGGAACCGGCCCAGAGCCTCTTTTCCCGGGGCGATGCCGCCATGCTGGCGACCGGCTCGTACCACCTGGCAGCAGTCCGCGACCTGGGAGCCGAGTTCCCGATGGAGCTGATCTTCCCCAACACCTCCACTGGCGGTACGTCGAAGTATGAAGGTGTGTACAACGCAACCTTCATCCTCGGCGTCAACGCCGACAGCGACAATCAGCCTGCAGCGATGGAATGGGTCAACTTCCTGTCAGATCCGGAAAATGCGGGCTATTACGCGAACGAAACCGCACAGCACGTCGCGGTAGCCGGCGTCGAGTACACCAACGAGGATCTGCAGAAGCTCAGCCCGTGGCTCGAGAAGAAGACGGCGCTGGCGCCCCGCTTCCAGTTCCAGAACCTCGATGTCCGCAACGCAGTCGAGGCGAGCGCCACAGCCGTTATCGCCGGTACGGACCCGGAACAGGCGGCAGCTGAAGCACAACAGATTGTGGATGAACGAGTATGA
- a CDS encoding carbohydrate ABC transporter permease, with translation MSVSIGGAKPASESRRSKASPPHDQKKRKSPTRVSPALYLFPLPAIAVTLVFLVMPTLQAFQYALTDWNGFSAAFNYVGLDNFVRAFTGDSLFTNALANNLKFMLVVVIFQTVVSLVLAMMLTKNSRGSILLRALFFFPTILSSVSVAFIWKFIYDPNFGLANSTLGAVGLDSLQGSYLGDDAQALYWVAATQVWFHAGQMMVVFVAGLQGIPRELYEAAEIDGAGKWQQFTSITWPLVAPATAIVVAYTTIQSFKAFDLILGIAGNPPKASLDILSTRIYSSFANAEFGYAAAQSIIFMALIALVTWLQRRVLRLTQKQE, from the coding sequence ATGAGCGTCAGCATCGGAGGCGCCAAGCCGGCCAGCGAATCGCGCCGGAGCAAGGCCTCGCCCCCACACGATCAGAAGAAACGGAAGTCGCCGACACGCGTCAGTCCCGCGCTCTACCTGTTCCCGCTGCCGGCCATCGCCGTCACCCTGGTGTTCCTGGTCATGCCGACCCTGCAGGCCTTCCAGTATGCCCTTACTGACTGGAATGGATTCTCGGCCGCCTTCAATTACGTCGGCCTGGATAACTTCGTCCGCGCCTTCACGGGTGACTCGTTGTTCACCAATGCTCTGGCGAACAACCTGAAGTTCATGCTCGTGGTGGTGATCTTCCAGACGGTCGTCTCATTGGTCCTCGCGATGATGCTCACCAAGAACAGCCGGGGAAGCATCCTGCTCCGGGCTTTGTTCTTCTTCCCGACCATCCTCTCCTCGGTGTCCGTAGCGTTCATCTGGAAGTTCATCTACGACCCGAATTTCGGTCTCGCGAACTCAACGCTTGGCGCCGTCGGCCTGGACAGCTTGCAGGGTTCCTACCTCGGTGACGACGCACAGGCCCTCTACTGGGTTGCAGCGACCCAGGTGTGGTTCCACGCCGGCCAGATGATGGTCGTGTTTGTCGCCGGTCTGCAGGGAATACCCCGCGAACTGTATGAAGCCGCCGAGATCGACGGCGCAGGGAAGTGGCAGCAATTCACCTCGATAACGTGGCCGCTGGTTGCCCCGGCAACTGCGATCGTGGTGGCTTACACGACGATCCAGTCCTTCAAGGCATTCGATTTGATTCTGGGTATTGCCGGGAATCCGCCGAAGGCCTCACTGGACATCCTTTCCACCCGTATCTACAGCTCGTTCGCCAACGCTGAGTTTGGATACGCGGCAGCACAATCCATCATCTTCATGGCGTTGATCGCGCTCGTGACCTGGCTGCAGCGGCGAGTGCTCCGGCTCACCCAGAAACAGGAGTAA
- a CDS encoding carbohydrate ABC transporter permease, whose amino-acid sequence MLTSLTRRGFLAVYAIIIIVPLTVVIFGSFKSTQELFDGPFSFPQSLAPDAYVEVLGGQNLGRSFMNSVIVSACSVPITLFLASLAGYAVARMRGFWSWAIFGFLVLGMAIPAQANMVPLYVLFQRMGLLDTLLGLVLANVVSTLPIAVFILGGFMRTLPRELYEASAIDGTSPWRTYASIAMPLSAPSLAAAGIFLFVIHWNELLYPLLFIQSPENRTLPLALLSFQGEFQTDYPLLFAGVIMASLPVVVAYIFLQRYFVAGITAGANKG is encoded by the coding sequence ATGCTCACCTCACTCACCCGCCGCGGCTTCCTCGCGGTCTACGCCATCATCATCATCGTCCCGCTCACCGTGGTGATCTTCGGCAGCTTCAAGTCGACACAGGAACTGTTCGACGGACCGTTCAGCTTCCCCCAGTCGTTGGCACCCGATGCCTACGTGGAAGTTCTTGGCGGCCAGAACCTTGGCCGGTCCTTCATGAACAGCGTCATCGTCTCAGCCTGTTCGGTACCCATCACACTCTTTCTCGCGAGCCTGGCCGGGTACGCAGTCGCCAGGATGAGGGGATTCTGGTCCTGGGCAATCTTCGGCTTCCTCGTGCTCGGCATGGCGATCCCAGCGCAGGCAAACATGGTGCCGCTGTACGTGTTGTTCCAGCGGATGGGGCTGCTGGACACCCTGCTCGGCCTGGTTCTGGCCAACGTCGTCTCAACGCTCCCGATCGCGGTGTTCATTCTGGGCGGCTTCATGCGGACTCTTCCGCGCGAGCTGTACGAAGCGTCCGCCATCGACGGAACGAGCCCCTGGCGTACCTATGCGTCCATAGCCATGCCGCTCTCGGCCCCGTCCCTGGCAGCTGCCGGTATCTTCCTGTTCGTCATCCACTGGAACGAACTGCTGTATCCGCTGCTGTTCATCCAATCGCCCGAGAACCGCACCCTTCCCTTGGCGCTGCTGAGCTTCCAAGGTGAGTTCCAGACCGACTACCCGCTCCTGTTCGCCGGCGTCATCATGGCTTCGCTGCCCGTTGTCGTTGCCTACATCTTCCTGCAGCGCTACTTCGTCGCCGGAATCACTGCCGGGGCAAACAAGGGATGA
- a CDS encoding NAD-dependent succinate-semialdehyde dehydrogenase, with protein sequence MNLKEAQHLVNGTWYGSDETRDVIDPGNGAVIGQVAWGSAQDAEAAADAAAEAFPAWSRTTARERGDLLRKAADLLAERRDELASVLAMEAGKRLPEAQGEVDFSVEYFRWFAEEARRATGTIRPPELHGRRHMSVRRPIGVVLSLTPWNFPVSIQARKLAAILAAGCTVVGRVSEKAPLAATGLFEVLTDAGFPAGVVNLVHGPSRATTAALLQHPAVRAVSFTGSTGVGSQIMGQAAGRIIRPLLELGGNAPFIVFDDADLDLAVEGAVLGRLRNSGQSCVAANRFLVQQGVAEEFAKRLGERFDALTIGHGAPGDGSPVPDLGPLIDDERVSAVQALVDDALNRGARRVTQRTEIPAGGSFLAPTLLTDVPDDAPLVTEEVFGPAAGIVTFSDEEDAVRKANATEMGLAAYVWTKSARRGWELPGRIEAGIVGVNDPLPSVAFAPMGGMKQSGLGREGADLGMEEFEEVQYVAWKP encoded by the coding sequence GTGAACCTGAAAGAAGCCCAGCACCTGGTCAACGGCACCTGGTACGGCAGCGACGAGACCAGGGACGTCATCGATCCCGGTAACGGCGCTGTCATCGGACAAGTCGCCTGGGGTTCGGCGCAGGACGCCGAAGCCGCCGCTGACGCGGCCGCAGAGGCTTTCCCCGCCTGGTCCAGAACCACAGCACGGGAAAGAGGAGATCTCCTCCGCAAAGCAGCCGACCTCCTGGCGGAGCGCAGGGACGAACTGGCTTCCGTCCTGGCGATGGAGGCCGGGAAAAGGTTGCCTGAAGCCCAGGGAGAAGTTGACTTCTCCGTCGAGTACTTCCGCTGGTTCGCAGAGGAAGCCCGTCGCGCGACCGGCACCATCCGCCCTCCTGAACTGCACGGGCGGAGGCACATGTCTGTCCGTAGGCCGATCGGCGTCGTCCTGAGCCTGACTCCCTGGAACTTCCCGGTCTCCATCCAGGCGCGCAAGCTCGCGGCCATATTGGCCGCCGGGTGCACGGTTGTCGGTCGGGTGTCCGAAAAAGCTCCCCTAGCAGCAACCGGCTTGTTCGAAGTGCTCACCGACGCGGGCTTCCCGGCCGGTGTGGTCAACCTCGTCCACGGCCCGTCACGGGCCACCACCGCTGCCCTCCTTCAGCACCCGGCAGTGAGAGCCGTCAGCTTCACCGGATCGACGGGAGTCGGCAGCCAGATCATGGGCCAGGCTGCCGGGCGCATCATCCGTCCACTGTTGGAGTTGGGAGGAAACGCACCATTCATTGTGTTCGACGACGCCGACCTGGACCTGGCGGTAGAAGGCGCAGTTCTCGGACGGCTTCGCAACAGCGGCCAATCCTGCGTGGCCGCCAACCGCTTCCTCGTGCAGCAAGGAGTCGCGGAGGAGTTTGCCAAGCGCCTGGGGGAGCGCTTCGACGCGCTCACCATCGGTCACGGCGCTCCGGGCGACGGCTCGCCCGTGCCGGATCTGGGCCCCCTCATCGATGACGAGCGGGTGTCGGCGGTGCAGGCACTGGTCGACGACGCCCTGAACCGCGGCGCCCGGCGCGTCACCCAGAGAACCGAGATCCCAGCCGGCGGCTCATTCCTCGCCCCCACACTTCTCACGGATGTACCCGATGATGCACCGCTGGTCACGGAGGAGGTCTTTGGGCCGGCCGCCGGGATCGTCACCTTCTCGGATGAAGAGGACGCCGTCCGGAAGGCGAATGCCACCGAGATGGGACTCGCAGCCTACGTGTGGACGAAATCCGCGCGACGCGGCTGGGAACTACCAGGGCGAATCGAAGCCGGCATTGTCGGAGTGAATGACCCCCTTCCCTCCGTCGCTTTCGCACCCATGGGCGGCATGAAGCAGTCCGGGCTCGGACGCGAAGGCGCCGATCTGGGAATGGAGGAATTCGAGGAAGTCCAGTACGTGGCCTGGAAACCGTAA
- a CDS encoding sulfite exporter TauE/SafE family protein: MTTSALVLASVVVGAGMQRFTGMGFALVAAPFLVLLLGPVEGVILVNLCGAVTAGAIFFRVFRMVNWRTYAILTMAALIGIVPASLAVRVVPAAVLQIGIGVLLAAGLTVLLALRSARLQPKRRYLWTAGALSGFMNTSAGVGGPAVSIYSMATRWEHHSFAATMQPYFFTIGSLSLAAKAATTPAEFPDISWQMWLAISLACLVGLAIGEIFAKRVSPRAAQIVLIVLAYLGAVATIGRGVLDALS, from the coding sequence ATGACCACAAGCGCTCTGGTGCTGGCATCCGTCGTCGTTGGTGCCGGCATGCAGCGCTTCACGGGAATGGGGTTTGCGCTGGTCGCAGCCCCATTCCTTGTCCTTCTCCTTGGACCGGTTGAGGGCGTCATCCTGGTGAACCTGTGCGGCGCCGTGACGGCTGGGGCTATCTTCTTCAGGGTTTTCCGCATGGTCAACTGGCGTACCTACGCCATCCTGACGATGGCCGCCCTCATCGGCATCGTGCCTGCTTCCCTCGCTGTGCGGGTAGTGCCGGCGGCTGTGCTTCAAATAGGGATCGGTGTACTCCTTGCAGCCGGGCTGACGGTCCTGCTGGCTCTGCGCTCGGCACGTCTCCAACCCAAGAGGCGTTACCTCTGGACCGCCGGCGCGCTCAGTGGGTTCATGAACACCTCCGCAGGTGTGGGAGGGCCCGCCGTCAGCATCTACTCCATGGCCACCCGATGGGAACACCATTCGTTCGCAGCAACAATGCAGCCCTACTTCTTTACCATCGGATCCCTGTCGCTGGCAGCGAAAGCAGCCACGACACCCGCAGAATTCCCCGACATTTCCTGGCAGATGTGGCTGGCGATCTCCCTCGCCTGCCTTGTTGGCCTCGCCATAGGAGAAATCTTCGCCAAACGCGTTTCACCCCGAGCCGCACAGATAGTTCTCATCGTCCTCGCCTACCTCGGCGCGG